Proteins encoded together in one Gemmatimonadota bacterium DH-78 window:
- a CDS encoding RNA polymerase sigma factor — protein sequence MPDRELRRPMERVGTLGNTALPPPHDAPIDTTESLLHRALREGDDRALRRAVEHLHPEMLRLAEAHVASTDDAEDVVQDTWVAALRGITRFEGRASLKTWLMRILLYRARSSGRRASRFVPWSLVDAVQAVATPAPDPFQALVARELRLMLEAAILELPARQREVVRLRDLEGWTPDEVCRRLHISHGNQRVLLHRGRTRVRGALGT from the coding sequence AACACCGCGCTGCCCCCGCCCCACGACGCCCCGATCGACACCACGGAATCCCTCCTCCACCGCGCACTTCGGGAGGGCGACGACCGAGCCCTGCGCCGTGCGGTGGAGCACCTGCACCCCGAAATGCTTCGCCTCGCGGAGGCGCACGTGGCGTCCACCGACGACGCCGAAGACGTCGTTCAGGACACCTGGGTGGCCGCGCTGCGCGGAATCACCCGCTTCGAGGGGCGCGCCTCTCTCAAGACGTGGTTGATGCGGATCCTGCTCTATCGAGCGCGGAGCAGTGGACGCCGCGCGAGTCGGTTCGTGCCGTGGAGTCTGGTCGACGCGGTGCAGGCCGTGGCCACGCCCGCGCCCGACCCGTTCCAGGCGCTCGTCGCCCGCGAACTGCGCCTCATGCTCGAGGCGGCGATCCTCGAACTTCCGGCCCGTCAACGCGAGGTCGTCCGACTGCGCGATCTCGAGGGCTGGACGCCCGATGAAGTCTGTCGGCGACTCCACATCTCCCACGGCAACCAGCGGGTGCTGCTGCACCGGGGTCGCACCCGCGTGCGCGGAGCGCTCGGCACCTGA